In Takifugu flavidus isolate HTHZ2018 chromosome 13, ASM371156v2, whole genome shotgun sequence, the following are encoded in one genomic region:
- the LOC130535680 gene encoding gliomedin-like isoform X5 — translation MQERSSAVLQLAGMLALLLSSAGLLYLLVRQSDLTEELLRLEAQVKALAQSCGPRGGAALQAEGLKRLNRNRRNQEGAERQEEKDMLMLMSYSMLPLKSIIELCNVSRETCSTGVPGPQGAPGPEGRRGRRGPPGPPGPPGHPGPPGPACSSDKEGQEAARGHFPPVSATSVEPWTLIGEVGDVTQPSTTHQEQQGEDLSTTSDVENITVAPVKLLAGLIQSSKTVREKTPVTVQNESESPRPDASSALEAPTGAVTATPTSNPADGVGDEFNYTETPQDLFDVSVPEDFVQDFWNNSSTGNVTESPGTLIESPTNDRELSKEMWNFTEFRKILDRSAEPDLHQSSDTISVPHTAAENESESFPNDDSYDSPNDPNYGNVTEATLPTTAASVGETQKRDTSITMVTPLRNECRIKTIRCSEEAIPMRSTFGAWMLDASQLDDGTFWIAEHFSGRLLEVQHNASSSQNRSHQTVDVSRFYQGCGHVVYRASLYFHNGGTNRLIKFDLNTGRTSALVMAGSRYHNLAYLFPNSKTYFKFAVDENGLWVIFAASTGDSVMVAKLGAETFSVEAIVNTHYPTAKAGNAFVVCGVLYFTDDADRKVTYAFDLYEERPESVDFDLRPAGGVLAMVSYYPTRTLLYMWDNSSVKSCKVNLA, via the exons atgcaggagaggagcagcgctGTCCTGCAGCTGGCGGGGATGTtggcgctgctgctgagctCGGCGGGGTTGCTGTACCTGCTGGTGCGGCAGAGCGACCTGacggaggagctgctgcggCTGGAGGCCCAGGTCAAGGCGCTGGCGCAGAGCTGCGGCCCCCGGGGCGGCGCCGCCCTGCAGGCGGAGGGGCTGAAGAGACTCAACCGCAACCGGAGGAACCAGGAGGGAGCAGAAAGGCAAGAGGAGAAGGacatgctgatgctgatgagcTACTCCATGCTTCCT cTAAAATCCATAATTGAACTTTGCAACGTCTCCAGGGAAACATGCTCAACAG GTGTGCCAGGACCACAGGGTGCGCCGGGGCCGGAGGGCAGGCGAGGGAGACGAG GTccccctggtccccctggtccccctggtcaccctggtccccctggtcctgCGTGTTCATCTGATAAAGAGGGACAGGAAGCTGCCAGGGGACACTTCCCTCCTGTCTCAGCAACATCCGTGG AACCGTGGACGCTGATCGGTGAGGTCGGTGATGTAACACAACCCAGCACAACTCACCAAGAACAACAAG GGGAAGACCTCAGCACCACCAGTGATGTGGAAAACATCACAGTGGCTCCGGTTAAACTGCTCGCAG GCCTGATTCAAAGCAGCAAGACTGTCAGAGAAAAGACGCCTGTCACTGTGCAAAACG AGTCCGAATCTCCTCGTCCGGATGCCAGCAGCGCTTTGGAGGCACCGACCGGCGCCGTCACAG CAACGCCGACATCAAATCCTGCTGACGGAGTCGGAGATGAGTTCAACTACACTGAGACGCCTCAAGACCTCTTTGATGTTTCTG TTCCTGAAGACTTTGTCCAGGACTTCTGGAACAATTCCAGCACGGGAAACGTTACAGAGAGTCCAGGAACATTAATAG AATCTCCAACAAATGACAGAGAGCTGAGCAAAGAGATGTGGAACTTCACTGAGTTCAGGAAAATCCTGGACAGAAGTGCAGAACCTg ACCTCCATCAGAGCAGCGACACCATCAGCGTTCCCCACACAGCCGCGGAAAACG AGTCGGAATCGTTCCCTAACGACGACAGCTACGACTCGCCCAACGATCCCAATTATGGGAATGTGACAGAGGCGACTCTTCCCACaa CCGCAGCTTCAGTGGGTGAGACTCAGAAGAGGGACACTAGTATCACCATGGTTACGCCCCTGAGAAATg AGTGCAGAATAAAGACTATTAGATGTTCGGAGGAGGCCATCCCAATGAGAAGCACGTTTGGAGCCTGGATGTTGGACGCGTCCCAGCTGGACGATGGGACATTTTGGATCGCCGAGCACTTTTCAG GTCGACTCCTGGAGGTGCAACACAACGCGTCTTCCTCTCAGAATCGAAGCCACCAAACGGTGGACGTCAGCAGGTTCTACCAGGGCTGCGGCCACGTCGTTTACCGGGCCTCCCTGTACTTTCACAACGGAGGAACAAACAGACTTATAAA ATTTGACCTGAACACCGGCAGAACCAGCGCTCTCGTCATGGCCGGCAGCAGATATCACAACCTGGCGTATCTTTTCCCCAACTCCAAGACCTATTTCAAGTTTGCCGTGGACGAGAACGGGCTCTGGGTGATCTTCGCCGCCAGCACTGGTGACAGCGTGATGGTGGCGAAGCTCGGAGCAGAAACCTTCTCCGTGGAGGCCATCGTCAACACTCACTACCCCACAGCCAAAGCAGGAAATGCTTTTGTGGTCTGTGGCGTGCTGTATTTCACAGACGACGCGGACAGGAAAGTCACTTATGCCTTTGATTTGTATGAAGAGAGGCCAGAAAgtgttgattttgatttgagGCCAGCTGGCGGCGTCTTGGCGATGGTGTCTTATTATCCCACCAGGACACTTCTGTACATGTGGGACAACAGCAGTGTCAAGTCCTGCAAGGTCAACCTGGCTTGA
- the LOC130535680 gene encoding gliomedin-like isoform X1, whose protein sequence is MQERSSAVLQLAGMLALLLSSAGLLYLLVRQSDLTEELLRLEAQVKALAQSCGPRGGAALQAEGLKRLNRNRRNQEGAERQEEKDMLMLMSYSMLPLKSIIELCNVSRETCSTVGVPGPQGAPGPEGRRGRRGEAGPPGPPGPPGHPGPPGPACSSDKEGQEAARGHFPPVSATSVEPWTLIGEVGDVTQPSTTHQEQQGEDLSTTSDVENITVAPVKLLAGLIQSSKTVREKTPVTVQNESESPRPDASSALEAPTGAVTATPTSNPADGVGDEFNYTETPQDLFDVSVPEDFVQDFWNNSSTGNVTESPGTLIESPTNDRELSKEMWNFTEFRKILDRSAEPDLHQSSDTISVPHTAAENESESFPNDDSYDSPNDPNYGNVTEATLPTTAASVGETQKRDTSITMVTPLRNECRIKTIRCSEEAIPMRSTFGAWMLDASQLDDGTFWIAEHFSGRLLEVQHNASSSQNRSHQTVDVSRFYQGCGHVVYRASLYFHNGGTNRLIKFDLNTGRTSALVMAGSRYHNLAYLFPNSKTYFKFAVDENGLWVIFAASTGDSVMVAKLGAETFSVEAIVNTHYPTAKAGNAFVVCGVLYFTDDADRKVTYAFDLYEERPESVDFDLRPAGGVLAMVSYYPTRTLLYMWDNSSVKSCKVNLA, encoded by the exons atgcaggagaggagcagcgctGTCCTGCAGCTGGCGGGGATGTtggcgctgctgctgagctCGGCGGGGTTGCTGTACCTGCTGGTGCGGCAGAGCGACCTGacggaggagctgctgcggCTGGAGGCCCAGGTCAAGGCGCTGGCGCAGAGCTGCGGCCCCCGGGGCGGCGCCGCCCTGCAGGCGGAGGGGCTGAAGAGACTCAACCGCAACCGGAGGAACCAGGAGGGAGCAGAAAGGCAAGAGGAGAAGGacatgctgatgctgatgagcTACTCCATGCTTCCT cTAAAATCCATAATTGAACTTTGCAACGTCTCCAGGGAAACATGCTCAACAG TAGGTGTGCCAGGACCACAGGGTGCGCCGGGGCCGGAGGGCAGGCGAGGGAGACGAGGTGAGGCGG GTccccctggtccccctggtccccctggtcaccctggtccccctggtcctgCGTGTTCATCTGATAAAGAGGGACAGGAAGCTGCCAGGGGACACTTCCCTCCTGTCTCAGCAACATCCGTGG AACCGTGGACGCTGATCGGTGAGGTCGGTGATGTAACACAACCCAGCACAACTCACCAAGAACAACAAG GGGAAGACCTCAGCACCACCAGTGATGTGGAAAACATCACAGTGGCTCCGGTTAAACTGCTCGCAG GCCTGATTCAAAGCAGCAAGACTGTCAGAGAAAAGACGCCTGTCACTGTGCAAAACG AGTCCGAATCTCCTCGTCCGGATGCCAGCAGCGCTTTGGAGGCACCGACCGGCGCCGTCACAG CAACGCCGACATCAAATCCTGCTGACGGAGTCGGAGATGAGTTCAACTACACTGAGACGCCTCAAGACCTCTTTGATGTTTCTG TTCCTGAAGACTTTGTCCAGGACTTCTGGAACAATTCCAGCACGGGAAACGTTACAGAGAGTCCAGGAACATTAATAG AATCTCCAACAAATGACAGAGAGCTGAGCAAAGAGATGTGGAACTTCACTGAGTTCAGGAAAATCCTGGACAGAAGTGCAGAACCTg ACCTCCATCAGAGCAGCGACACCATCAGCGTTCCCCACACAGCCGCGGAAAACG AGTCGGAATCGTTCCCTAACGACGACAGCTACGACTCGCCCAACGATCCCAATTATGGGAATGTGACAGAGGCGACTCTTCCCACaa CCGCAGCTTCAGTGGGTGAGACTCAGAAGAGGGACACTAGTATCACCATGGTTACGCCCCTGAGAAATg AGTGCAGAATAAAGACTATTAGATGTTCGGAGGAGGCCATCCCAATGAGAAGCACGTTTGGAGCCTGGATGTTGGACGCGTCCCAGCTGGACGATGGGACATTTTGGATCGCCGAGCACTTTTCAG GTCGACTCCTGGAGGTGCAACACAACGCGTCTTCCTCTCAGAATCGAAGCCACCAAACGGTGGACGTCAGCAGGTTCTACCAGGGCTGCGGCCACGTCGTTTACCGGGCCTCCCTGTACTTTCACAACGGAGGAACAAACAGACTTATAAA ATTTGACCTGAACACCGGCAGAACCAGCGCTCTCGTCATGGCCGGCAGCAGATATCACAACCTGGCGTATCTTTTCCCCAACTCCAAGACCTATTTCAAGTTTGCCGTGGACGAGAACGGGCTCTGGGTGATCTTCGCCGCCAGCACTGGTGACAGCGTGATGGTGGCGAAGCTCGGAGCAGAAACCTTCTCCGTGGAGGCCATCGTCAACACTCACTACCCCACAGCCAAAGCAGGAAATGCTTTTGTGGTCTGTGGCGTGCTGTATTTCACAGACGACGCGGACAGGAAAGTCACTTATGCCTTTGATTTGTATGAAGAGAGGCCAGAAAgtgttgattttgatttgagGCCAGCTGGCGGCGTCTTGGCGATGGTGTCTTATTATCCCACCAGGACACTTCTGTACATGTGGGACAACAGCAGTGTCAAGTCCTGCAAGGTCAACCTGGCTTGA
- the LOC130535680 gene encoding gliomedin-like isoform X2, protein MQERSSAVLQLAGMLALLLSSAGLLYLLVRQSDLTEELLRLEAQVKALAQSCGPRGGAALQAEGLKRLNRNRRNQEGAERQEEKDMLMLMSYSMLPLKSIIELCNVSRETCSTGVPGPQGAPGPEGRRGRRGEAGPPGPPGPPGHPGPPGPACSSDKEGQEAARGHFPPVSATSVEPWTLIGEVGDVTQPSTTHQEQQGEDLSTTSDVENITVAPVKLLAGLIQSSKTVREKTPVTVQNESESPRPDASSALEAPTGAVTATPTSNPADGVGDEFNYTETPQDLFDVSVPEDFVQDFWNNSSTGNVTESPGTLIESPTNDRELSKEMWNFTEFRKILDRSAEPDLHQSSDTISVPHTAAENESESFPNDDSYDSPNDPNYGNVTEATLPTTAASVGETQKRDTSITMVTPLRNECRIKTIRCSEEAIPMRSTFGAWMLDASQLDDGTFWIAEHFSGRLLEVQHNASSSQNRSHQTVDVSRFYQGCGHVVYRASLYFHNGGTNRLIKFDLNTGRTSALVMAGSRYHNLAYLFPNSKTYFKFAVDENGLWVIFAASTGDSVMVAKLGAETFSVEAIVNTHYPTAKAGNAFVVCGVLYFTDDADRKVTYAFDLYEERPESVDFDLRPAGGVLAMVSYYPTRTLLYMWDNSSVKSCKVNLA, encoded by the exons atgcaggagaggagcagcgctGTCCTGCAGCTGGCGGGGATGTtggcgctgctgctgagctCGGCGGGGTTGCTGTACCTGCTGGTGCGGCAGAGCGACCTGacggaggagctgctgcggCTGGAGGCCCAGGTCAAGGCGCTGGCGCAGAGCTGCGGCCCCCGGGGCGGCGCCGCCCTGCAGGCGGAGGGGCTGAAGAGACTCAACCGCAACCGGAGGAACCAGGAGGGAGCAGAAAGGCAAGAGGAGAAGGacatgctgatgctgatgagcTACTCCATGCTTCCT cTAAAATCCATAATTGAACTTTGCAACGTCTCCAGGGAAACATGCTCAACAG GTGTGCCAGGACCACAGGGTGCGCCGGGGCCGGAGGGCAGGCGAGGGAGACGAGGTGAGGCGG GTccccctggtccccctggtccccctggtcaccctggtccccctggtcctgCGTGTTCATCTGATAAAGAGGGACAGGAAGCTGCCAGGGGACACTTCCCTCCTGTCTCAGCAACATCCGTGG AACCGTGGACGCTGATCGGTGAGGTCGGTGATGTAACACAACCCAGCACAACTCACCAAGAACAACAAG GGGAAGACCTCAGCACCACCAGTGATGTGGAAAACATCACAGTGGCTCCGGTTAAACTGCTCGCAG GCCTGATTCAAAGCAGCAAGACTGTCAGAGAAAAGACGCCTGTCACTGTGCAAAACG AGTCCGAATCTCCTCGTCCGGATGCCAGCAGCGCTTTGGAGGCACCGACCGGCGCCGTCACAG CAACGCCGACATCAAATCCTGCTGACGGAGTCGGAGATGAGTTCAACTACACTGAGACGCCTCAAGACCTCTTTGATGTTTCTG TTCCTGAAGACTTTGTCCAGGACTTCTGGAACAATTCCAGCACGGGAAACGTTACAGAGAGTCCAGGAACATTAATAG AATCTCCAACAAATGACAGAGAGCTGAGCAAAGAGATGTGGAACTTCACTGAGTTCAGGAAAATCCTGGACAGAAGTGCAGAACCTg ACCTCCATCAGAGCAGCGACACCATCAGCGTTCCCCACACAGCCGCGGAAAACG AGTCGGAATCGTTCCCTAACGACGACAGCTACGACTCGCCCAACGATCCCAATTATGGGAATGTGACAGAGGCGACTCTTCCCACaa CCGCAGCTTCAGTGGGTGAGACTCAGAAGAGGGACACTAGTATCACCATGGTTACGCCCCTGAGAAATg AGTGCAGAATAAAGACTATTAGATGTTCGGAGGAGGCCATCCCAATGAGAAGCACGTTTGGAGCCTGGATGTTGGACGCGTCCCAGCTGGACGATGGGACATTTTGGATCGCCGAGCACTTTTCAG GTCGACTCCTGGAGGTGCAACACAACGCGTCTTCCTCTCAGAATCGAAGCCACCAAACGGTGGACGTCAGCAGGTTCTACCAGGGCTGCGGCCACGTCGTTTACCGGGCCTCCCTGTACTTTCACAACGGAGGAACAAACAGACTTATAAA ATTTGACCTGAACACCGGCAGAACCAGCGCTCTCGTCATGGCCGGCAGCAGATATCACAACCTGGCGTATCTTTTCCCCAACTCCAAGACCTATTTCAAGTTTGCCGTGGACGAGAACGGGCTCTGGGTGATCTTCGCCGCCAGCACTGGTGACAGCGTGATGGTGGCGAAGCTCGGAGCAGAAACCTTCTCCGTGGAGGCCATCGTCAACACTCACTACCCCACAGCCAAAGCAGGAAATGCTTTTGTGGTCTGTGGCGTGCTGTATTTCACAGACGACGCGGACAGGAAAGTCACTTATGCCTTTGATTTGTATGAAGAGAGGCCAGAAAgtgttgattttgatttgagGCCAGCTGGCGGCGTCTTGGCGATGGTGTCTTATTATCCCACCAGGACACTTCTGTACATGTGGGACAACAGCAGTGTCAAGTCCTGCAAGGTCAACCTGGCTTGA
- the LOC130535680 gene encoding gliomedin-like isoform X3 — protein MQERSSAVLQLAGMLALLLSSAGLLYLLVRQSDLTEELLRLEAQVKALAQSCGPRGGAALQAEGLKRLNRNRRNQEGAERQEEKDMLMLMSYSMLPLKSIIELCNVSRETCSTVGVPGPQGAPGPEGRRGRRGEAGPPGPPGPPGHPGPPGPACSSDKEGQEAARGHFPPVSATSVEPWTLIGEVGDVTQPSTTHQEQQGEDLSTTSDVENITVAPVKLLAGLIQSSKTVREKTPVTVQNESESPRPDASSALEAPTGAVTATPTSNPADGVGDEFNYTETPQDLFDVSVPEDFVQDFWNNSSTGNVTESPGTLIESPTNDRELSKEMWNFTEFRKILDRSAEPDLHQSSDTISVPHTAAENESESFPNDDSYDSPNDPNYGNVTEATLPTTSVGETQKRDTSITMVTPLRNECRIKTIRCSEEAIPMRSTFGAWMLDASQLDDGTFWIAEHFSGRLLEVQHNASSSQNRSHQTVDVSRFYQGCGHVVYRASLYFHNGGTNRLIKFDLNTGRTSALVMAGSRYHNLAYLFPNSKTYFKFAVDENGLWVIFAASTGDSVMVAKLGAETFSVEAIVNTHYPTAKAGNAFVVCGVLYFTDDADRKVTYAFDLYEERPESVDFDLRPAGGVLAMVSYYPTRTLLYMWDNSSVKSCKVNLA, from the exons atgcaggagaggagcagcgctGTCCTGCAGCTGGCGGGGATGTtggcgctgctgctgagctCGGCGGGGTTGCTGTACCTGCTGGTGCGGCAGAGCGACCTGacggaggagctgctgcggCTGGAGGCCCAGGTCAAGGCGCTGGCGCAGAGCTGCGGCCCCCGGGGCGGCGCCGCCCTGCAGGCGGAGGGGCTGAAGAGACTCAACCGCAACCGGAGGAACCAGGAGGGAGCAGAAAGGCAAGAGGAGAAGGacatgctgatgctgatgagcTACTCCATGCTTCCT cTAAAATCCATAATTGAACTTTGCAACGTCTCCAGGGAAACATGCTCAACAG TAGGTGTGCCAGGACCACAGGGTGCGCCGGGGCCGGAGGGCAGGCGAGGGAGACGAGGTGAGGCGG GTccccctggtccccctggtccccctggtcaccctggtccccctggtcctgCGTGTTCATCTGATAAAGAGGGACAGGAAGCTGCCAGGGGACACTTCCCTCCTGTCTCAGCAACATCCGTGG AACCGTGGACGCTGATCGGTGAGGTCGGTGATGTAACACAACCCAGCACAACTCACCAAGAACAACAAG GGGAAGACCTCAGCACCACCAGTGATGTGGAAAACATCACAGTGGCTCCGGTTAAACTGCTCGCAG GCCTGATTCAAAGCAGCAAGACTGTCAGAGAAAAGACGCCTGTCACTGTGCAAAACG AGTCCGAATCTCCTCGTCCGGATGCCAGCAGCGCTTTGGAGGCACCGACCGGCGCCGTCACAG CAACGCCGACATCAAATCCTGCTGACGGAGTCGGAGATGAGTTCAACTACACTGAGACGCCTCAAGACCTCTTTGATGTTTCTG TTCCTGAAGACTTTGTCCAGGACTTCTGGAACAATTCCAGCACGGGAAACGTTACAGAGAGTCCAGGAACATTAATAG AATCTCCAACAAATGACAGAGAGCTGAGCAAAGAGATGTGGAACTTCACTGAGTTCAGGAAAATCCTGGACAGAAGTGCAGAACCTg ACCTCCATCAGAGCAGCGACACCATCAGCGTTCCCCACACAGCCGCGGAAAACG AGTCGGAATCGTTCCCTAACGACGACAGCTACGACTCGCCCAACGATCCCAATTATGGGAATGTGACAGAGGCGACTCTTCCCACaa CTTCAGTGGGTGAGACTCAGAAGAGGGACACTAGTATCACCATGGTTACGCCCCTGAGAAATg AGTGCAGAATAAAGACTATTAGATGTTCGGAGGAGGCCATCCCAATGAGAAGCACGTTTGGAGCCTGGATGTTGGACGCGTCCCAGCTGGACGATGGGACATTTTGGATCGCCGAGCACTTTTCAG GTCGACTCCTGGAGGTGCAACACAACGCGTCTTCCTCTCAGAATCGAAGCCACCAAACGGTGGACGTCAGCAGGTTCTACCAGGGCTGCGGCCACGTCGTTTACCGGGCCTCCCTGTACTTTCACAACGGAGGAACAAACAGACTTATAAA ATTTGACCTGAACACCGGCAGAACCAGCGCTCTCGTCATGGCCGGCAGCAGATATCACAACCTGGCGTATCTTTTCCCCAACTCCAAGACCTATTTCAAGTTTGCCGTGGACGAGAACGGGCTCTGGGTGATCTTCGCCGCCAGCACTGGTGACAGCGTGATGGTGGCGAAGCTCGGAGCAGAAACCTTCTCCGTGGAGGCCATCGTCAACACTCACTACCCCACAGCCAAAGCAGGAAATGCTTTTGTGGTCTGTGGCGTGCTGTATTTCACAGACGACGCGGACAGGAAAGTCACTTATGCCTTTGATTTGTATGAAGAGAGGCCAGAAAgtgttgattttgatttgagGCCAGCTGGCGGCGTCTTGGCGATGGTGTCTTATTATCCCACCAGGACACTTCTGTACATGTGGGACAACAGCAGTGTCAAGTCCTGCAAGGTCAACCTGGCTTGA
- the LOC130535680 gene encoding gliomedin-like isoform X4: MQERSSAVLQLAGMLALLLSSAGLLYLLVRQSDLTEELLRLEAQVKALAQSCGPRGGAALQAEGLKRLNRNRRNQEGAERQEEKDMLMLMSYSMLPLKSIIELCNVSRETCSTVGVPGPQGAPGPEGRRGRRGPPGPPGPPGHPGPPGPACSSDKEGQEAARGHFPPVSATSVEPWTLIGEVGDVTQPSTTHQEQQGEDLSTTSDVENITVAPVKLLAGLIQSSKTVREKTPVTVQNESESPRPDASSALEAPTGAVTATPTSNPADGVGDEFNYTETPQDLFDVSVPEDFVQDFWNNSSTGNVTESPGTLIESPTNDRELSKEMWNFTEFRKILDRSAEPDLHQSSDTISVPHTAAENESESFPNDDSYDSPNDPNYGNVTEATLPTTAASVGETQKRDTSITMVTPLRNECRIKTIRCSEEAIPMRSTFGAWMLDASQLDDGTFWIAEHFSGRLLEVQHNASSSQNRSHQTVDVSRFYQGCGHVVYRASLYFHNGGTNRLIKFDLNTGRTSALVMAGSRYHNLAYLFPNSKTYFKFAVDENGLWVIFAASTGDSVMVAKLGAETFSVEAIVNTHYPTAKAGNAFVVCGVLYFTDDADRKVTYAFDLYEERPESVDFDLRPAGGVLAMVSYYPTRTLLYMWDNSSVKSCKVNLA; this comes from the exons atgcaggagaggagcagcgctGTCCTGCAGCTGGCGGGGATGTtggcgctgctgctgagctCGGCGGGGTTGCTGTACCTGCTGGTGCGGCAGAGCGACCTGacggaggagctgctgcggCTGGAGGCCCAGGTCAAGGCGCTGGCGCAGAGCTGCGGCCCCCGGGGCGGCGCCGCCCTGCAGGCGGAGGGGCTGAAGAGACTCAACCGCAACCGGAGGAACCAGGAGGGAGCAGAAAGGCAAGAGGAGAAGGacatgctgatgctgatgagcTACTCCATGCTTCCT cTAAAATCCATAATTGAACTTTGCAACGTCTCCAGGGAAACATGCTCAACAG TAGGTGTGCCAGGACCACAGGGTGCGCCGGGGCCGGAGGGCAGGCGAGGGAGACGAG GTccccctggtccccctggtccccctggtcaccctggtccccctggtcctgCGTGTTCATCTGATAAAGAGGGACAGGAAGCTGCCAGGGGACACTTCCCTCCTGTCTCAGCAACATCCGTGG AACCGTGGACGCTGATCGGTGAGGTCGGTGATGTAACACAACCCAGCACAACTCACCAAGAACAACAAG GGGAAGACCTCAGCACCACCAGTGATGTGGAAAACATCACAGTGGCTCCGGTTAAACTGCTCGCAG GCCTGATTCAAAGCAGCAAGACTGTCAGAGAAAAGACGCCTGTCACTGTGCAAAACG AGTCCGAATCTCCTCGTCCGGATGCCAGCAGCGCTTTGGAGGCACCGACCGGCGCCGTCACAG CAACGCCGACATCAAATCCTGCTGACGGAGTCGGAGATGAGTTCAACTACACTGAGACGCCTCAAGACCTCTTTGATGTTTCTG TTCCTGAAGACTTTGTCCAGGACTTCTGGAACAATTCCAGCACGGGAAACGTTACAGAGAGTCCAGGAACATTAATAG AATCTCCAACAAATGACAGAGAGCTGAGCAAAGAGATGTGGAACTTCACTGAGTTCAGGAAAATCCTGGACAGAAGTGCAGAACCTg ACCTCCATCAGAGCAGCGACACCATCAGCGTTCCCCACACAGCCGCGGAAAACG AGTCGGAATCGTTCCCTAACGACGACAGCTACGACTCGCCCAACGATCCCAATTATGGGAATGTGACAGAGGCGACTCTTCCCACaa CCGCAGCTTCAGTGGGTGAGACTCAGAAGAGGGACACTAGTATCACCATGGTTACGCCCCTGAGAAATg AGTGCAGAATAAAGACTATTAGATGTTCGGAGGAGGCCATCCCAATGAGAAGCACGTTTGGAGCCTGGATGTTGGACGCGTCCCAGCTGGACGATGGGACATTTTGGATCGCCGAGCACTTTTCAG GTCGACTCCTGGAGGTGCAACACAACGCGTCTTCCTCTCAGAATCGAAGCCACCAAACGGTGGACGTCAGCAGGTTCTACCAGGGCTGCGGCCACGTCGTTTACCGGGCCTCCCTGTACTTTCACAACGGAGGAACAAACAGACTTATAAA ATTTGACCTGAACACCGGCAGAACCAGCGCTCTCGTCATGGCCGGCAGCAGATATCACAACCTGGCGTATCTTTTCCCCAACTCCAAGACCTATTTCAAGTTTGCCGTGGACGAGAACGGGCTCTGGGTGATCTTCGCCGCCAGCACTGGTGACAGCGTGATGGTGGCGAAGCTCGGAGCAGAAACCTTCTCCGTGGAGGCCATCGTCAACACTCACTACCCCACAGCCAAAGCAGGAAATGCTTTTGTGGTCTGTGGCGTGCTGTATTTCACAGACGACGCGGACAGGAAAGTCACTTATGCCTTTGATTTGTATGAAGAGAGGCCAGAAAgtgttgattttgatttgagGCCAGCTGGCGGCGTCTTGGCGATGGTGTCTTATTATCCCACCAGGACACTTCTGTACATGTGGGACAACAGCAGTGTCAAGTCCTGCAAGGTCAACCTGGCTTGA